A window of the Rhodospirillales bacterium genome harbors these coding sequences:
- a CDS encoding DEAD/DEAH box helicase, with amino-acid sequence MTKPKFSDLGLAGPIQRALAARDHVEPTPIQARAIPDLLAGRDLVGIAQTGTGKTAAFALPILHQLDRNRGQSGRRRPRALVLAPTRELAIQIGEEFSAYAKYLRLRQTVIFGGVGQKPQVDALRRGVDIVTATPGRLLDLVNQRLLALDAVEVFVLDEADRMLDMGFVRDVRKIISDLPVSRQSLLFSATMPTEIARLSGDFLTDPVHVEITPRATPVTRVEQRVYHVGAQGKRALLTRILDDPALSRVLVFSRTKHRANRIVQQLDQAGVDAEVIHGNKSQGARQRVLKRFRAGETRVLVATDIAARGIDVDGISHVINYELPNEAENYVHRIGRTARAGADGFAFSFCDPTERKYLNAIERLIRSPLTVVGDGPVPDTPSHAPKPRRNGYHPRHKSRGRNRRRGRASALQSGASGLA; translated from the coding sequence TTGACCAAACCCAAGTTCTCGGATCTCGGTTTAGCCGGTCCGATACAGCGTGCATTGGCCGCCAGAGACCATGTCGAGCCGACACCAATCCAGGCACGCGCCATTCCCGATCTTCTCGCCGGCCGCGATCTGGTGGGCATCGCCCAAACCGGTACAGGCAAGACAGCGGCCTTCGCACTTCCCATTCTCCACCAACTTGACCGCAATCGCGGCCAGTCCGGTCGGCGTCGGCCACGCGCGCTCGTCCTTGCGCCCACCCGCGAACTCGCAATTCAGATCGGCGAAGAATTCAGCGCCTACGCCAAATACCTCCGTCTACGCCAAACGGTGATTTTCGGTGGGGTCGGGCAGAAGCCCCAAGTCGATGCCCTGCGGCGTGGGGTTGACATTGTGACAGCCACGCCAGGTCGCCTGCTCGACCTCGTGAACCAGCGTCTGCTGGCGCTCGACGCGGTCGAAGTGTTTGTCCTAGATGAGGCAGACCGCATGCTCGACATGGGCTTTGTGCGCGATGTCCGAAAAATAATCTCGGACCTACCGGTCAGCCGCCAGTCGCTACTGTTCTCGGCCACCATGCCGACCGAGATTGCCCGTCTGTCCGGCGATTTCCTGACCGATCCCGTCCATGTTGAGATCACTCCCCGAGCCACGCCGGTGACGCGTGTCGAACAGCGCGTCTACCATGTCGGTGCACAGGGAAAGCGGGCCTTGCTAACCCGTATTCTGGATGATCCGGCGCTGTCGCGCGTCCTGGTGTTTTCGAGGACCAAGCATCGTGCCAACCGGATCGTGCAGCAGCTCGACCAGGCCGGCGTCGACGCCGAGGTGATCCACGGAAACAAATCCCAAGGCGCTCGCCAGCGGGTGCTAAAACGGTTTCGGGCTGGCGAAACCCGTGTCTTGGTCGCGACTGATATCGCAGCGCGCGGCATTGATGTAGACGGCATAAGCCACGTCATCAATTACGAACTGCCCAACGAGGCGGAAAACTATGTCCACCGAATCGGCCGCACGGCGCGGGCCGGTGCCGACGGGTTTGCGTTCTCGTTCTGCGACCCGACGGAACGGAAGTATCTCAACGCCATCGAGCGCCTGATCCGTTCCCCTCTGACGGTAGTTGGGGACGGTCCTGTGCCCGACACGCCGAGCCATGCACCCAAGCCCAGAAGAAACGGATATCACCCACGGCACAAATCCCGCGGCCGGAACCGACGTCGGGGCCGCGCCTCGGCGCTGCAATCGGGTGCATCGGGCCTTGCCTAG